In Zingiber officinale cultivar Zhangliang chromosome 1A, Zo_v1.1, whole genome shotgun sequence, a genomic segment contains:
- the LOC122025720 gene encoding probable transcription factor KAN2 isoform X2 — MELFSAQPELSLQISPPSGSPSSTWRPKPADESIEVGLWTKPSLDRNINNSCTSSIPFAAGVKNVGEPSACDLSLGDPTCSSRHSSTQHQFLQHPHLPVPSLIGGLHQSHPHHLCLLKPINGIPVYNRPLLHNLCDSSFASSASLFVRTQLGLPRASLSRCYLPSRLLLGKRGVRAPRMRWTPTLHTRFVHAVELLGGHERATPKSVLELMDVKDLTLAHVKSHLQMHRTVKNTDHRTPLSSGQLDGFENGLSREVFDVNSPERPNLRTVGSFHGRTCKRKASSKCFQI, encoded by the exons ATGGAGCTGTTCTCCGCACAACCAGAGTTATCACTTCAGATAAGCCCACCAAGCGGCTCTCCGTCATCAACTTGGAGGCCGAAACCAGCAGACGAGAGCATTGAGGTAGGATTGTGGACAAAGCCATCCCTCGACAGAAACATCAACAACTCCTGCACCAGCAGCATCCCCTTCGCCGCAGGGGTGAAGAACGTCGGCGAGCCATCTGCTTGTGATCTCTCCCTGGGAGACCCGACATGCTCCTCGAGACACAGTAGCACCCAGCATCAGTTCCTCCAACACCCTCACCTCCCTGTCCCATCACTGATAGGAGGACTCCACCAGAGTCACCCCCACCACCTCTGCTTGCTGAAGCCCATAAACGGAATACCGGTCTACAATCGCCCACTACTGCATAACTTGTGTGACTCCTCGTTCGCCTCCAGCGCTTCTCTCTTCGTTCGCACCCAGTTAGGGCTGCCGAGGGCATCGTTGTCGAGGTGCTACTTGCCGTCGAGGTTGTTACTCGGAAAGCGGGGGGTGAGAGCGCCTAGAATGCGCTGGACCCCCACTCTCCACACCCGCTTTGTCCATGCTGTGGAGCTCCTGGGAGGCCATGAAA GAGCCACGCCCAAGTCGGTTCTTGAGCTCATGGATGTCAAAGATCTCACCTTGGCCCATGTCAAATCTCACTTGCAG ATGCATCGAACTGTGAAAAATACCGATCACAGGACACCACTTTCTTCAG GCCAACTCGATGGATTTGAGAACGGGTTATCCAGGGAGGTGTTCGATGTTAACTCCCCGGAGAGACCAAACCTGCGTACGGTTGGATCATTCCATGGAAG GACATGCAAGCGAAAAGCAAGCTCGAAGTGTTTTCAGATTTGA
- the LOC122025720 gene encoding probable transcription factor KAN2 isoform X1: protein MELFSAQPELSLQISPPSGSPSSTWRPKPADESIEVGLWTKPSLDRNINNSCTSSIPFAAGVKNVGEPSACDLSLGDPTCSSRHSSTQHQFLQHPHLPVPSLIGGLHQSHPHHLCLLKPINGIPVYNRPLLHNLCDSSFASSASLFVRTQLGLPRASLSRCYLPSRLLLGKRGVRAPRMRWTPTLHTRFVHAVELLGGHERATPKSVLELMDVKDLTLAHVKSHLQMHRTVKNTDHRTPLSSGQLDGFENGLSREVFDVNSPERPNLRTVGSFHGRESCFPDEPTANNAETFVEDMQAKSKLEVFSDLSPSKVNLEFTLGRPR, encoded by the exons ATGGAGCTGTTCTCCGCACAACCAGAGTTATCACTTCAGATAAGCCCACCAAGCGGCTCTCCGTCATCAACTTGGAGGCCGAAACCAGCAGACGAGAGCATTGAGGTAGGATTGTGGACAAAGCCATCCCTCGACAGAAACATCAACAACTCCTGCACCAGCAGCATCCCCTTCGCCGCAGGGGTGAAGAACGTCGGCGAGCCATCTGCTTGTGATCTCTCCCTGGGAGACCCGACATGCTCCTCGAGACACAGTAGCACCCAGCATCAGTTCCTCCAACACCCTCACCTCCCTGTCCCATCACTGATAGGAGGACTCCACCAGAGTCACCCCCACCACCTCTGCTTGCTGAAGCCCATAAACGGAATACCGGTCTACAATCGCCCACTACTGCATAACTTGTGTGACTCCTCGTTCGCCTCCAGCGCTTCTCTCTTCGTTCGCACCCAGTTAGGGCTGCCGAGGGCATCGTTGTCGAGGTGCTACTTGCCGTCGAGGTTGTTACTCGGAAAGCGGGGGGTGAGAGCGCCTAGAATGCGCTGGACCCCCACTCTCCACACCCGCTTTGTCCATGCTGTGGAGCTCCTGGGAGGCCATGAAA GAGCCACGCCCAAGTCGGTTCTTGAGCTCATGGATGTCAAAGATCTCACCTTGGCCCATGTCAAATCTCACTTGCAG ATGCATCGAACTGTGAAAAATACCGATCACAGGACACCACTTTCTTCAG GCCAACTCGATGGATTTGAGAACGGGTTATCCAGGGAGGTGTTCGATGTTAACTCCCCGGAGAGACCAAACCTGCGTACGGTTGGATCATTCCATGGAAG GGAAAGTTGTTTCCCTGATGAACCCACCGCAAATAATGCTGAAACTTTTGTTGAG GACATGCAAGCGAAAAGCAAGCTCGAAGTGTTTTCAGATTTGAGTCCAAGCAAAGTCAATCTTGAGTTCACATTGGGAAGGCCACGATGA